The sequence GGTAATAGCGCGAATATGCAGGTTGAACTGGTCACAATTGGCGCCACTCATAGTCCAGTGCCCAGAGTTGTGAACCCGCGGAGCCACTTCGTTCACCAGTAAATATTGGTTATCGCCTTCACCAACGACAAAGAACTCAATAGCTAATACACCCACGTAATCCAGCGCGTCGGTCAGCTTCTTATGATGCTCTTTAGCCAACGCTTCAAGCTCTTTAGAAAAGTGCTCTGCGCCCGCCAAACTATAGGACAGTATACCTTTCGTATGGACATTCAAAGTCAACGGAAAACAACGTTGTTCACCTTTGTGTGATCGGGCGCCAACAACCGAAACTTCGTCGGTAAAGTTAATCATGTCTTCAACAATACCCGGGCGCTGTCCTGCCTCTTCAGCGACAGCAGCAATGTCCTCGCCCGGCTTCCAGCGCCACTGACCCTTGCCGTCGTAGCCGCCTTTCGCCGACTTAATGACAACCGCATGGTCACAGCTTTCTAAAATAGCCGTCAGCTCAGCCACATTCTCATAGGCCTTCCAGGCCGAAGTCGGAATATCCAGCTCATCACAAAGCGCTTTTTGCGTGCGGCGATCAACCAATTCGTTAAAGCGCTCGGCTTTCAATAAAAATTTATCGGCCGTTTTGGCAACCAGTTCTTCGCCTAAGTGCTCGTGCTCCCAGGTGGTCACGTCGGCCCACTCATTGGCCTCGGCTAACGTCATTGCAAGCGGTTGCTGGCTACCTAGAGCCATCACCTTATCCAGACGGTCACTGTATAAAACGCATTCATGTCCCTGCTGAATAACCGCTTTACCCAGCATTTGACCTAACTGCCCGTTGCCAAGGATCAAGATTTTCATTTTGGCAGCTCCAAATCT comes from Idiomarina sp. X4 and encodes:
- a CDS encoding ATP-grasp domain-containing protein; translation: MKILILGNGQLGQMLGKAVIQQGHECVLYSDRLDKVMALGSQQPLAMTLAEANEWADVTTWEHEHLGEELVAKTADKFLLKAERFNELVDRRTQKALCDELDIPTSAWKAYENVAELTAILESCDHAVVIKSAKGGYDGKGQWRWKPGEDIAAVAEEAGQRPGIVEDMINFTDEVSVVGARSHKGEQRCFPLTLNVHTKGILSYSLAGAEHFSKELEALAKEHHKKLTDALDYVGVLAIEFFVVGEGDNQYLLVNEVAPRVHNSGHWTMSGANCDQFNLHIRAITGLPLPELLIAPTLMLNVIGVAGIPEALWEAAAAECHWYGKDARPGRKVGHVNIMIDSFERGENLASTWADKLQLLAS